In a single window of the Pseudanabaena sp. BC1403 genome:
- a CDS encoding Uma2 family endonuclease, producing MTLATASPSKLMTIEEYLSYDDGTDDRYELVNGELVKVPTESPLNCQIAKLLMFEFAKHFPMVLICHKDIEIIVSGRRAKVRLPDLVVLSEDGLTAMTGQRSNTITQEMPAPILVAEVVSPGQENRDRDYRYKRTEYAARGINEYWIIDPEMRQITICLWVDGQYEDKIYTGDMPILSTVVDGFALTVEQVLAFGQ from the coding sequence ATGACTTTAGCTACTGCTAGCCCCTCTAAACTGATGACCATTGAAGAGTATCTCAGTTATGACGATGGTACAGATGATCGCTATGAGCTTGTAAACGGAGAATTAGTCAAAGTGCCTACCGAATCTCCGCTAAATTGTCAAATTGCAAAACTGCTAATGTTTGAATTTGCCAAACATTTTCCAATGGTACTAATTTGCCATAAGGACATTGAGATTATAGTTAGTGGTAGAAGGGCTAAGGTAAGACTGCCTGATTTAGTTGTACTCAGTGAAGATGGTCTTACGGCTATGACTGGTCAGCGCAGTAATACAATTACCCAAGAGATGCCAGCGCCTATTTTGGTTGCTGAAGTAGTTTCCCCTGGGCAAGAAAATCGAGATCGCGACTATCGCTATAAACGCACAGAGTATGCAGCCAGAGGAATTAATGAATATTGGATTATTGATCCAGAAATGCGACAGATAACCATATGTCTATGGGTAGATGGGCAGTATGAGGACAAGATCTATACAGGTGATATGCCAATTTTATCGACAGTAGTAGATGGCTTTGCTCTGACAGTTGAACAAGTTTTAGCATTTGGGCAATAA
- a CDS encoding cation transporting ATPase C-terminal domain-containing protein, whose amino-acid sequence MAKFDFLSDTQKPWHYMDVEQVLTALESSVEGLSYVNARQRLRHLGANKLPRSRPIGKVLLQPLINPLTYLLLGSAVYLQWNGAEGWVLISVGVLHSAIGICISVWSIKTKEKVSRDRPQRRQNEPSSSVVVFRDREEMEVPSRDLVLGDLLVLREGDRPNVDLRVLETSEDLQVNQTNLGGEAICFKRADLTFEEKTPPLECSNMIYAGTEISAGSAKGIVIATSRYTQEQSALIKDKPFSVIHSELRQLRQVWIGLLLLVTTTAIGFAWQRGITINAMTAAALIVSTYPQNLLRIATQVQLFGMRDLAKQRIWTRFPSVLDAIARVTTIVPIVESDVVLSFDNLSRAGIEWQGLIRASEEDAVAFSEVIGIETHSYFDAPQEKIRQWKDDQQKTRQKSLNAVAVIGNDIEDIPLLRAADVGICDRTCRKELQDSSGLILPKDDFHYLPIAILEGRATFDRLQRTALLTATSSFTLAVLTLMDTAAGFSMPPLQIIWVGAIATPIVAFPLILEPTHGSLLTQPAYRFQTMLRSSNYLRILLSVTATITAISVVFWLKYQGQASMFSQARSMAFVTLGFSQVFHACAIARHSILSNLPLMLSIFFIAICQLAFVQVPWFGDLMSTVPLNGIEWAIAILSATAVFWVQELIKTG is encoded by the coding sequence ATGGCCAAATTTGATTTTCTATCGGATACTCAAAAACCTTGGCACTACATGGATGTAGAGCAAGTATTGACGGCTTTAGAGTCTTCGGTGGAAGGTTTGTCCTATGTGAATGCTCGACAAAGGTTGCGGCATTTGGGAGCCAATAAATTGCCGCGATCGCGTCCAATTGGCAAAGTCCTTTTACAGCCTTTAATTAATCCTTTAACTTATCTTTTATTGGGATCAGCAGTCTATTTGCAATGGAATGGAGCTGAAGGATGGGTGCTAATTTCTGTGGGTGTACTGCATAGTGCGATCGGTATTTGTATTTCGGTATGGTCAATTAAAACGAAGGAGAAAGTTAGTCGAGATCGCCCTCAACGTCGCCAAAATGAACCTTCTAGTTCAGTAGTAGTATTTCGCGATCGCGAAGAAATGGAAGTACCATCGCGTGACTTGGTGTTAGGTGATTTGTTGGTGTTGCGAGAAGGCGATCGTCCTAATGTCGATCTACGAGTACTAGAGACATCAGAGGATTTACAGGTAAATCAAACCAACTTAGGCGGAGAAGCAATTTGTTTTAAGAGAGCTGATCTTACCTTTGAGGAGAAAACGCCGCCTCTTGAATGCAGCAACATGATCTATGCGGGAACTGAAATTTCCGCAGGAAGCGCGAAGGGTATCGTGATTGCCACAAGTCGTTATACTCAAGAACAGTCTGCGCTCATCAAAGACAAGCCATTTTCAGTTATCCATTCCGAATTGCGTCAACTACGTCAAGTTTGGATCGGACTGTTGCTATTAGTGACGACTACCGCGATCGGCTTTGCTTGGCAACGTGGAATTACAATCAATGCCATGACTGCTGCCGCCCTGATCGTTAGCACCTATCCCCAAAATTTATTGCGTATTGCTACTCAGGTACAATTATTTGGGATGCGCGATCTTGCTAAACAGCGAATATGGACGAGATTTCCTTCTGTATTAGATGCGATCGCGAGAGTAACAACGATTGTACCGATTGTCGAGTCGGATGTGGTACTGAGCTTTGATAATTTGAGTCGTGCTGGTATTGAATGGCAAGGATTAATAAGGGCTTCAGAAGAGGACGCAGTGGCATTTAGTGAGGTGATTGGTATTGAGACCCATAGTTATTTTGATGCTCCTCAAGAGAAAATTCGTCAATGGAAAGACGACCAGCAAAAAACTCGCCAAAAATCTTTAAATGCAGTTGCCGTAATTGGGAATGATATCGAAGATATTCCCCTACTGAGAGCAGCCGACGTGGGAATCTGCGATCGCACCTGCCGTAAAGAATTGCAAGATAGTTCAGGGCTGATTTTGCCGAAAGATGACTTCCATTATTTGCCGATCGCTATTCTCGAAGGAAGAGCCACATTTGATCGGTTGCAACGTACAGCCCTGCTCACTGCCACTAGTTCCTTCACTTTAGCAGTGCTAACCCTTATGGATACTGCCGCAGGATTCTCAATGCCACCATTGCAGATAATCTGGGTCGGGGCGATCGCCACACCAATAGTTGCTTTTCCCTTAATCCTTGAGCCAACTCATGGGAGCCTTTTAACTCAACCAGCGTATCGTTTTCAAACCATGTTGCGCTCTAGCAATTACCTTCGCATTTTGCTATCTGTCACTGCCACAATTACGGCTATTTCCGTAGTTTTCTGGCTAAAGTATCAAGGTCAAGCCTCGATGTTTTCTCAGGCGAGATCGATGGCATTTGTTACTCTTGGGTTTAGTCAGGTTTTTCATGCCTGTGCGATAGCTCGCCATAGTATATTAAGTAATCTGCCTCTGATGCTGAGCATATTTTTTATCGCTATTTGTCAACTTGCCTTTGTGCAAGTCCCTTGGTTTGGCGATTTAATGTCAACAGTTCCTTTAAACGGGATTGAATGGGCGATCGCAATTCTCAGCGCCACAGCAGTATTTTGGGTGCAAGAACTAATCAAAACTGGATAG